The Mus musculus strain C57BL/6J chromosome 2, GRCm38.p6 C57BL/6J genome has a window encoding:
- the Arfrp1 gene encoding ADP-ribosylation factor-related protein 1 isoform 2 (isoform 2 is encoded by transcript variant 4): protein MSLSKITTTVGLNIGTVDVGKARLMFWDLGGQEELQSLWDKYYAECHGVIYVIDSTDEERLSESKEAFEKVVSSEALDGVPILVLANKQDVETCLSIPDIKTAFSDCTCKIGRRDCLTQACSALTGKGVREGIEWMVKCVVRNVHRPPRQRDIT, encoded by the exons ATGAGTCTATCCAAAATCACCACTACCGTGGGTCTAAACA TTGGCACTGTGGACGTGGGAAAGGCTCGTCTCATGTTTTGGGACTTAGGTGGGCAGGAAGAGCTGCAGTCTTTGTGGGACAAG TACTATGCAGAGTGCCATGGTGTCATCTATGTAATTGATTCCACTGATGAAGAAAGGCTGTCAGAATCAAAAGAGGCATTTG AGAAGGTGGTTTCGAGTGAAGCACTGGACGGTGTTCCCATCCTGGTGTTGGCCAACAAGCAGGATGTGGAG ACTTGCCTCTCCATTCCTGACATCAAGACTGCATTCAGTGACTGTACCTGTAAGATTGGCCGGCGAGATTGTCTGACCCAGGCCTGCTCTGCCCTCACAGG CAAAGGAGTTCGAGAGGGCATCGAATGGATGGTGAAGTGTGTCGTGCGGAATGTTCACCGGCCACCACGGCAGAGGGACATCACATAA
- the Arfrp1 gene encoding ADP-ribosylation factor-related protein 1 isoform 1 (isoform 1 is encoded by transcript variant 1), with the protein MYTLLSGLYKYMFQKDEYCILILGLDNAGKTTFLEQSKTRFNKNYKGMSLSKITTTVGLNIGTVDVGKARLMFWDLGGQEELQSLWDKYYAECHGVIYVIDSTDEERLSESKEAFEKVVSSEALDGVPILVLANKQDVETCLSIPDIKTAFSDCTCKIGRRDCLTQACSALTGKGVREGIEWMVKCVVRNVHRPPRQRDIT; encoded by the exons ATGTACACGCTGCTTTCGGGATTGTACAAGTACATGTTCCAGAAGGATGAATACTGCATCCTGATCCTGGGCCTGGACAATGCTGGGAAGACG acTTTCCTGGAACAGTCAAAAACACGCTTTAACAAGAACTACAAGGGGATGAGTCTATCCAAAATCACCACTACCGTGGGTCTAAACA TTGGCACTGTGGACGTGGGAAAGGCTCGTCTCATGTTTTGGGACTTAGGTGGGCAGGAAGAGCTGCAGTCTTTGTGGGACAAG TACTATGCAGAGTGCCATGGTGTCATCTATGTAATTGATTCCACTGATGAAGAAAGGCTGTCAGAATCAAAAGAGGCATTTG AGAAGGTGGTTTCGAGTGAAGCACTGGACGGTGTTCCCATCCTGGTGTTGGCCAACAAGCAGGATGTGGAG ACTTGCCTCTCCATTCCTGACATCAAGACTGCATTCAGTGACTGTACCTGTAAGATTGGCCGGCGAGATTGTCTGACCCAGGCCTGCTCTGCCCTCACAGG CAAAGGAGTTCGAGAGGGCATCGAATGGATGGTGAAGTGTGTCGTGCGGAATGTTCACCGGCCACCACGGCAGAGGGACATCACATAA
- the Zgpat gene encoding zinc finger CCCH-type with G patch domain-containing protein, producing the protein MDEDNLETALQTYRAQLQQVELALGAGLDASEQADLRQLQGDLKELIELTEASLLSVRKSKLLSTVDQESPAQEDAEYLAFQKAIAEEVEAPGAPCNDSETAPGSEVQPGSTSSALEEEEEDPDLEELSGAKVNAPYYSAWGTLEYHNAMVVGAEEAEDGSACVRVLYLYPTHKSLKPCPFFLEGKCRFKENCRFSHGQVVSVDELRPFQDPDLSLLQTGSACLAKHQDGLWHPARITDVDNGYYTVKFDSLLLKEAVVEGDSILPPLRTEATESSDSDTGDASDSSYARVVEPSTVDTGTCSSAFAGWEVHTRGIGSKLLVKMGYEFGKGLGRHAEGRVEPIHAVVLPRGKSLDQCAEILQKKTKRGQAGSNRPPKCRRSGSRPEGRPPPRNVFDFLNEKLQSQVPGTPDAGVDTPERRNKDMYHASKSAKQALSLQLFQTEEKIERTQRDIRGIQEALTRNTGRHNMTTAHLQEKLEGAQRQLGQLRAQEADLQRKQRKADTHRKMTEF; encoded by the exons ATGGACGAGGACAACCTAGAGACTGCCCTGCAGACCTACCGGGCCCAGCTGCAGCAGGTAGAGCTGGCGCTCGGTGCTGGCCTAGACGCTTCTGAGCAGGCGGACCTGCGTCAGCTGCAGGGCGATCTAAAGGAGCTGATTGAGCTCACCGAGGCCAGCCTGTTGTCGGTCAGAAAGAGCAAGCTGCTGTCTACAGTGGACCAGGAGAGCCCAGCTCAAGAGGATGCTGAGTACCTGGCTTTCCAGAAGGCCATTGCGGAGGAAGTGGAAGCGCCCGGCGCCCCCTGCAATGACTCGGAGACGGCCCCTGGGAGCGAGGTGCAGCCGGGATCCACCTCCTCTgcactggaggaggaggaggaggacccagATCTGGAGGAACTGAGCGGTGCTAAAGTGAATGCCCCCTACTACAGCGCTTGGGGCACGCTGGAGTATCACAACGCTATGGTAGTGGGCGCCGAAGAGGCGGAGGATGGTTCTGCGTGCGTCCGAGTCCTCTACCTATACCCTACCCACAAGTCCCTGAAGCCCTGTCCGTTCTTCCTGGAGGGAAAGTGCCGGTTCAAGGAGAACTGCAG GTTCTCCCATGGGCAGGTGGTATCTGTGGATGAGCTGCGTCCCTTTCAGGATCCAGACTTAAGCTTACTGCAGACTGGCTCTGCATGTCTGGCCAAGCACCAGGATGGCCTGTGGCACCCAGCACGGATCACTG ATGTGGACAATGGCTACTATACCGTTAAGTTTGACTCATTGCTGCTGAAGGAGGCTGTAGTGGAGGGGGACAGCATCCTGCCTCCTCTGCGCACTGAGGCTACAGAGTCATCTGACTCAGACACTGGTGATGCAAGTGACTCCAGCTATGCCAGAG tGGTGGAACCAAGCACGGTGGACACTGGGACCTGCAGTTCTGCCTTTGCTGGCTGGGAGGTACACACACGGGGCATTGGCTCCAAACTCCTCGTCAAGATGGGCTATGAGTTTGGCAAGG GTTTGGGCCGGCATGCAGAAGGCCGGGTGGAGCCCATCCATGCTGTAGTGTTGCCTAGAGGGAAATCACTGGACCAGTGTGCAGAGATACTGCAGAAGAAGACAAAGCGAGGCCAGGCTGGGTCCAACAGGCCTCCAAAATGCCGGAGGAGTGGTAGTAGACCTGAGGGCCGCCCACCCCCCCGGAATGTGTTTGACTTTTTGAATGAAAAACTGCAAAGCCAGGTTCCTGGGACCCCAGATGCTGGGGTGGATACCCCAGAGAGAAGGAACAAAGACATGTATCACGCCAGCAAGAGCGCCAAGCAGGCTTTGAGCCTGCAGCTCTTCCAGACTGAGGAGAAGATTGAGCGGACCCAACGGGACATCCGGGGCATCCAGGAGGCCCTAACCCGGAACACTGGCCG GCACAATATGACGACAGCCCATCTGCAGGAGAAGCTGGAGGGAGCCCAGCGGCAGCTGGGTCAGCTGCGTGCTCAGGAGGCTGACCTACAGAGGAAACAGCGGAAGGCAGACACTCACAGGAAGATGACAGAGTTCTAG
- the Lime1 gene encoding lck-interacting transmembrane adapter 1 precursor, which yields MRPPVPSAPLALWVLGCFSLLLWLWALCTACHRKRAQRQQTGLQDSLVPVEMPLLRQTHLCSLSKSDTRLHELHRGPRSSIAPRPASMDLLHPRWLEMSRGSTRSQVPNSAFPPRQLPRAPPAAPATAPSTSSEATYSNVGLAAIPRASLAASPVVWAGTQLTISCARLGPGAEYACIQKHKGTEQGCQELQQKAKVIPATQMDVLYSRVCKPKRRDPRPVTDQLNLQDGRTSLPLGSDVEYEAINLRGQDMKQGPLENVYESIKEMGL from the exons ATGAGGCCACCAGTGCCTTCAGCCCCACTAGCTCTCTGGGTCCTGGGCTGCTTCTCCCTGCTCCTTTGGCTATGGGCACTGTGCACAGCCTGCCACAG GAAGAGAGCTCAGAGGCAGCAAACTGGGCTGCAGGACAGTTTGGTACCAGTGGAAATG CCACTGCTGAGACAGACCCACCTCTGCTCCCTCAGCAAGTCTGACACCAGACTGCATGAGCTGCACCGAGGCCCACGCTCCAGCATAG CCCCACGGCCTGCTAGCATGGATCTTCTGCATCCACGCTGGCTAGAGATGTCCAGGGGCAGCACCAGGTCTCAGGTACCCAACTCTGCCTTCCCACCACGGCAGCTGCCCAGGgcccctcctgctgctcctgcaacTGCACCTTCTACTAGCTCTGAGGCCACTTATTCCAATGTGGGGCTGGCTGCAATTCCCAGGGCCAGCCTGGCTGCTAGCCCTGTGGTGTGGGCTGGAACACAGCTGACCATTAGTTGTGCCAGGCTTGGTCCTGGGGCCGAATATGCCTGCATCCAGAAGCACAAAGGGACAGAGCAAGGCTGCCAAGAATTGCAGCAGAAGGCTAAGgtgatcccagctactcag ATGGACGTCCTATACTCTAGGGTTTGCAAGCCTAAAAGAAGAGACCCAAGACCCGTCACAGACCAGCTGAACCTGCAGGATGGGAGAACAAGTCTGCCGCTTGGGAGTGATGTGGAGTACGAGGCCATCAATCTCAGGGGCCAGGATATGAAGCAAGGGCCCTTAGAAAATGTGTATGAAAGCATCAAGGAGATGGGCCTGTGA